The genomic window aaaaaggcaTTTTGCATTGTAGTAGCTTCATGTATGCTTCTGTTTCATTTGAAACACTTATTTCAAACTTAAATTTGAAATTATAGAGATATATGTATACTcttaatgcaggggtcaccaacattttataaactgagagctacttcttgggtatcgtttaatgtgaagggctaccagtttgatacacacttcctaataacaaatttgctcaatttacttttaattatatgttattaataatcatgttaatgatttatcacaatagttgtcaacaatgattggaaacagataaatatcaatcaatgcaagtgtgatttaaaaagaatagctacaaaaagtattagatgcagcttactggtatgtggtgctatggtaagctaattttataacaggcccacgggcaactcatgtgatcctcaggggcaccatgttggtgacccctgtcttaATGAGATTATTAGGGATATCTCCAGAATTAAAAGCTGAGTCAGCAATGCTGAGatcatgtattttttataatcatttattaaaaatcatatggAGCCAGTGTGAGTTACTTTGACCCTTACCTTCATGTCTTTTGCAGGTGTCCAGTATGAGTACATTCTGGTGGACAAAAAGGGTGAAAAGAAGAATGTTGGCTTCATCCAGCTGAACAGACCAAAGGCCCTGAATGCTCTTTGTGATGGACTCATGCTGGAGGTGGGCAAAGCGCTCGATGCATTTGAGATGGACAGTGAAGTGGGAGCAATCGTCGTCACCGGGAGTGAAAAAGCCTTTGCAGGTGTGAAACTGTAGGTGAAGGCAGTTGTGTTGTATTGAACTGATTTGAAactgttgttgtgtgttttatcTGCTTTGATAGCTGGTGCTGACATTAAAGAGATGCAGAATCGAACCTTCCAAGAGTGTTATGGTGGAAACTTCTTGGCACATTGGAACAGGGTATCAACAGTCAAGAAGCCTGTTATTGCTGCGGTCAATGGGTTTGCGGTGGgtaaatgtttttaatgcattCACCTAAAAGActtttaacattaatttacatttaggCATAAACATAATGTCTTCTCCAGCTTGGCGGAGGATGTGAGTTTGCTATGATGTGTGACATCATCTATGCTGGAGAGAAGGCACAGTTCGGACAGCCAGAAATCCTGCTTGGGACCATTCCTGGTACAATAAAGCATCCTTTCATGATTTTTCAGATTTACAAATGACAAAGAAATATAAATGCAATACTTACAGATCACAACATTTCATCTTTGTATTGTTCCAGGTGCTGGTGGCACTCAGAGGCTTACAAGAGCAGTTGGAAAATCCCTTGCGATGGAGATGGTTCTCACTGGAGACCGAATCTCAGCCCAGGAGGCAAAACAGTCTGGTTTGTCTTTTAAATTTACTTTTGCACTACAgcctttttcttcttttcttattttaatatatgaaCTAATGTATTCTTCTATGTAGGCCTGGTTAGTAAAATATTTCCTGTGGATCAGCTGGTTCCAGAAGCGATCAAATGTGGAGAGAAAATCGCTGGCAATTCCAAACTGGTCTCAGCCATGGCAAAGGAATCTGTTAATGCCGGTAATGCACTTTTCTAATTAAAACAGATTCATGCATCCAAATTTGActacaaaaaatgtatatgtataagtTTTGACAGTTTTAATGACTTTTGTCTGCAGCATTTGAACTGACTTTAGCTGAGGGCAGTCGGTTTGAGAAAAGATTGTTCCATGCAACCTTTGCTACGGTGCGTCACTTTTCttccatttattcatttccttttttGAGGAAGAAAAATGACTTCATACTTAAACTTGTTGTGTTCTCATTTTTAGGAGGACAGAAAGGAGGGCATGTCTGCCTTTGTTGAGAAGAGAAAGGCTGCTTTCCAGGACAAGTAAAATTCCAGTGGAAAAAAAATGTGGTGACTTTTAAACCATGAATAGTTTGGGATCAAATGCTGAAGTTAAAATACTCAAATTTGCCTTAATTTTCTCATCAAGCATTTATGGACAACAAAAACATGAAGATTTATGAAACTGGGT from Danio rerio strain Tuebingen ecotype United States chromosome 13, GRCz12tu, whole genome shotgun sequence includes these protein-coding regions:
- the echs1 gene encoding enoyl-CoA hydratase, mitochondrial produces the protein MALLCRSTGLLLKHSKLLPSALAATRQSSSGVQYEYILVDKKGEKKNVGFIQLNRPKALNALCDGLMLEVGKALDAFEMDSEVGAIVVTGSEKAFAAGADIKEMQNRTFQECYGGNFLAHWNRVSTVKKPVIAAVNGFALGGGCEFAMMCDIIYAGEKAQFGQPEILLGTIPGAGGTQRLTRAVGKSLAMEMVLTGDRISAQEAKQSGLVSKIFPVDQLVPEAIKCGEKIAGNSKLVSAMAKESVNAAFELTLAEGSRFEKRLFHATFATEDRKEGMSAFVEKRKAAFQDK
- the echs1 gene encoding enoyl-CoA hydratase, mitochondrial isoform X1; the protein is MSFAGVQYEYILVDKKGEKKNVGFIQLNRPKALNALCDGLMLEVGKALDAFEMDSEVGAIVVTGSEKAFAAGADIKEMQNRTFQECYGGNFLAHWNRVSTVKKPVIAAVNGFALGGGCEFAMMCDIIYAGEKAQFGQPEILLGTIPGAGGTQRLTRAVGKSLAMEMVLTGDRISAQEAKQSGLVSKIFPVDQLVPEAIKCGEKIAGNSKLVSAMAKESVNAAFELTLAEGSRFEKRLFHATFATEDRKEGMSAFVEKRKAAFQDK